In Halarcobacter bivalviorum, a genomic segment contains:
- the hslU gene encoding HslU--HslV peptidase ATPase subunit produces the protein MNMTPKEIVAYLDDYVIGQNNAKKTIALALRNRYRRMKVEPELQEEIMPKNILMIGSTGVGKTEIARRLSKMMGLPFIKVEASKYTEVGFVGRDVESMIRDLVFESVNLVTKEFEEKIKDKIDEEINRKIIEILVPPLPEGATDSARESFIKTYNKMEEKLIAGELDDKKIEIEVPKKAHVEIIDSSFPMDMSSMQESLNKMLGGMNKEKIKKEVTIKDAKILLKDVASESLLDQEAIKIEALKRAENGGIIFLDEIDKIATGSKSQNQDPSKEGVQRDLLPIVEGSSVHTKFGQIKTDHILFIAAGAFHVSKPSDLLPELQGRFPLRVELENLDEEALYKILTNTKNSLLRQYKALLAVEDVELEFDDEAIHAFAKYSVTANEKTEDIGARRLHTVIEKVIEDISFEADTKAGEKIIITKELVEEKLDDIVDNEDTARYIL, from the coding sequence ATGAATATGACACCTAAAGAGATTGTTGCATATTTAGATGATTATGTAATTGGTCAAAATAATGCTAAAAAAACAATTGCTTTGGCATTAAGAAATAGATATAGAAGAATGAAGGTTGAACCAGAACTTCAAGAAGAGATTATGCCAAAAAATATTCTAATGATTGGAAGTACTGGTGTAGGTAAAACTGAGATTGCTAGAAGACTTTCAAAAATGATGGGTCTTCCTTTTATTAAAGTAGAAGCATCGAAATATACAGAAGTTGGTTTTGTAGGAAGAGATGTTGAATCAATGATTAGAGATTTAGTTTTTGAATCAGTTAATTTAGTAACAAAAGAATTTGAAGAAAAAATTAAAGATAAAATTGATGAAGAGATTAATAGAAAAATCATTGAAATTCTAGTTCCTCCACTTCCAGAGGGAGCAACTGACAGTGCAAGAGAATCTTTTATAAAAACATATAATAAGATGGAAGAAAAACTTATTGCAGGTGAGTTAGATGATAAAAAAATAGAGATTGAAGTTCCTAAAAAAGCTCATGTAGAGATTATTGATTCTTCTTTCCCTATGGATATGAGTTCTATGCAAGAGAGTCTTAATAAAATGCTTGGTGGAATGAATAAAGAAAAGATAAAAAAAGAAGTAACTATTAAAGATGCAAAAATCCTATTAAAAGATGTTGCAAGTGAGAGTTTACTTGATCAAGAAGCTATTAAGATTGAAGCTCTTAAAAGAGCAGAAAATGGTGGGATTATCTTTTTAGATGAAATTGATAAAATTGCCACTGGTTCAAAATCTCAAAATCAAGATCCATCAAAAGAGGGTGTTCAAAGAGATTTACTTCCAATTGTTGAAGGAAGTTCTGTTCATACTAAATTTGGTCAAATAAAAACAGACCATATTTTATTTATAGCTGCAGGGGCATTTCATGTCTCTAAACCAAGTGATTTATTACCTGAACTTCAAGGAAGATTTCCTTTAAGAGTCGAACTAGAAAATTTAGATGAAGAGGCTCTTTATAAAATTTTAACTAATACAAAAAATTCTTTGCTTAGACAATATAAAGCTTTACTTGCCGTTGAAGATGTAGAGTTAGAGTTTGATGATGAAGCAATACATGCCTTTGCAAAATATTCTGTAACAGCAAATGAAAAAACTGAGGATATTGGGGCAAGAAGACTTCATACAGTTATTGAAAAAGTTATAGAAGATATCTCTTTTGAAGCAGATACAAAAGCAGGTGAAAAAATTATTATTACTAAAGAGCTAGTTGAAGAAAAACTAGATGATATAGTAGATAATGAGGATACAGCAAGGTATATTTTATAA
- the hslV gene encoding ATP-dependent protease subunit HslV — MFDATTILAYKGQGQAVIGGDGQVTFGNTVLKGNATKIRRLYKDKILAGFAGSTADAFNLFDMFEAHLETTKGDLLKAVIAFSKEWRKDKVLRRLEAMMIVLNKEHIFILSGNGDVVEPEDGSIASIGSGGNFAISAARALAKHSQLKPVDLVKESLMIAGELCIYTNQNIKILEIED; from the coding sequence GTGTTTGACGCAACTACGATACTTGCTTATAAAGGACAAGGACAAGCTGTAATAGGTGGAGATGGTCAAGTTACTTTTGGAAATACTGTTTTAAAAGGTAATGCTACAAAGATTAGAAGACTTTATAAAGATAAAATTTTAGCAGGCTTTGCAGGAAGTACTGCTGATGCATTTAATCTTTTTGATATGTTTGAAGCTCACTTAGAAACAACAAAAGGTGATTTATTAAAAGCAGTTATTGCTTTCTCTAAAGAGTGGAGAAAAGATAAAGTTCTTAGACGATTAGAAGCTATGATGATTGTTTTAAATAAAGAACATATCTTTATTCTTTCTGGAAATGGTGATGTTGTTGAACCAGAAGATGGAAGTATAGCTTCTATTGGAAGTGGAGGAAACTTTGCTATTTCTGCGGCAAGAGCACTTGCAAAGCACTCACAATTAAAACCAGTGGATTTAGTAAAAGAGTCATTAATGATTGCTGGAGAACTTTGTATTTATACAAATCAAAATATTAAAATATTAGAGATAGAGGATTAA
- the rplI gene encoding 50S ribosomal protein L9, producing the protein MKVLLLKDVKGTGKEGEVVEVKDGYGKNFLIGKGLALHATNEVLNKFKAQQRKKAEIEAQELEEAKELGEKLDSTKLTIKHKVGANGHLIGSVTNKEISEELKTQFDIDLDKKALTLKTKIKAEGIFEVDCKLGHGVHATLKVDIIGVE; encoded by the coding sequence ATGAAAGTACTATTATTAAAAGATGTTAAGGGAACTGGAAAAGAAGGTGAAGTTGTAGAGGTAAAAGATGGATATGGTAAGAATTTTTTAATTGGAAAAGGTCTTGCTCTACATGCAACAAACGAAGTTCTGAATAAATTTAAAGCACAACAAAGAAAAAAAGCTGAAATCGAAGCACAAGAGTTAGAAGAGGCTAAAGAGCTTGGAGAAAAATTAGATTCAACAAAATTAACTATTAAACACAAAGTTGGTGCAAATGGACACCTAATTGGTTCAGTAACTAATAAAGAGATTAGTGAAGAGTTAAAAACACAGTTTGATATCGATTTAGACAAAAAAGCATTAACTTTAAAAACAAAAATTAAAGCAGAAGGTATTTTTGAAGTTGATTGTAAATTAGGTCATGGAGTTCATGCAACTTTAAAAGTGGATATTATAGGAGTTGAATAG
- a CDS encoding c-type cytochrome, producing the protein MEQIGMFPLFYFPEIGSAWIMGITGTIHILASHTSVGAALLFAFLAHKAYKENRNDLYEYMKKYGMFLLIFSYVVGSITGPGIWYTATAASPRGISALIHNFVWVWATEWVFFVFEVVGVFALVYFINKIDKKTHLKLTYAFALASVGTLFLIIGIISFMMWPGNDAFYQTGSVSDAFFGLTTFPHLFLRIGFMIMMSGVIGLIIASALGNKELRIELTKKMGIISFIGGFITLVCFMWYMTTLPDNAKLLLEIYMADMIMNKAILIIVFSLYFALAIFKPLIINKPFSITMLFIIAIFGLWPGEKLRESIRKPYVVGQYVYSNQIMGREVPGKNIKNEVEIIAKHGLLKTNIWIPQRLKTITEENKLEVGEILTKIACSNCHSLEKTGKFRPLLDKFVGQDKDMIKSFLQYSLATGAISYMPRIDLPDEEFDAIATWIAAQNSKEN; encoded by the coding sequence ATGGAACAAATTGGAATGTTTCCTCTTTTTTACTTTCCTGAAATAGGCTCAGCCTGGATTATGGGAATTACTGGGACAATTCATATTTTAGCCTCACATACTTCAGTTGGTGCTGCTTTACTCTTTGCATTTCTTGCACATAAGGCATACAAAGAGAATAGAAATGACCTTTATGAGTATATGAAAAAATATGGAATGTTTTTGCTAATATTTTCATATGTTGTTGGCTCTATTACAGGACCAGGTATTTGGTATACTGCAACAGCTGCAAGTCCCAGAGGAATTAGTGCTTTAATCCACAACTTTGTGTGGGTATGGGCAACAGAATGGGTATTTTTTGTTTTTGAAGTAGTTGGTGTTTTTGCCCTCGTTTACTTTATAAATAAAATTGATAAGAAAACTCATCTAAAATTAACTTATGCCTTTGCTTTAGCTTCAGTTGGAACACTATTTTTAATTATCGGAATTATTAGTTTTATGATGTGGCCAGGTAATGATGCCTTTTATCAAACAGGTTCAGTAAGTGATGCTTTCTTTGGACTAACAACTTTTCCTCATCTTTTTCTAAGAATAGGATTTATGATTATGATGTCAGGAGTTATAGGTTTAATTATTGCTTCTGCTTTAGGAAATAAAGAGTTAAGAATAGAACTAACAAAAAAAATGGGTATTATAAGTTTTATTGGAGGTTTTATAACCTTAGTATGTTTTATGTGGTACATGACAACACTACCAGATAATGCAAAACTTTTGCTAGAAATTTATATGGCAGATATGATAATGAATAAGGCTATTTTAATAATAGTATTCTCTTTATATTTTGCACTTGCTATCTTTAAGCCACTTATTATTAATAAACCTTTCTCTATAACTATGCTTTTTATAATTGCTATTTTTGGTCTTTGGCCAGGAGAGAAATTAAGAGAGAGTATTAGAAAACCATATGTGGTAGGTCAATATGTTTATAGTAATCAAATTATGGGAAGAGAAGTTCCTGGTAAGAATATCAAAAATGAAGTAGAGATTATTGCTAAACATGGTTTACTTAAAACAAATATTTGGATTCCCCAAAGACTAAAAACAATTACTGAAGAGAATAAATTAGAAGTTGGAGAAATCTTGACAAAAATAGCTTGTTCAAACTGCCACTCATTAGAGAAGACTGGAAAATTTAGACCACTTCTTGATAAGTTTGTAGGACAAGATAAAGATATGATTAAATCATTTTTACAATACTCTTTAGCAACAGGTGCTATCTCTTATATGCCAAGAATTGACCTACCTGATGAAGAGTTTGACGCAATTGCAACTTGGATTGCAGCACAAAATAGTAAGGAGAACTAA
- a CDS encoding response regulator transcription factor, with product MSTIKILVLENEDYSNTQIIDVLRKNGFIVEICENENEFLENIYYKHYDLYLIGINEDSLARFQLMKILNEFQDSTLKLVISSLPNLIKKSFICGCDECLIKNLMDEKELILRIKALVRREFKICNDFIKIGKNIKYDIFNKRIFKNKKEISLGEKPLLILDYLLKSRGIFVSSENLENGVYPANSESKNGSIRFHIHKLRQLIGSDIIISSRTNGYKINLDK from the coding sequence TTGAGTACAATAAAGATTTTAGTTTTAGAAAATGAAGACTATTCTAATACTCAGATTATTGATGTACTTAGAAAAAATGGTTTTATTGTAGAAATTTGTGAGAATGAAAATGAATTTCTTGAAAATATATATTATAAACATTACGATTTATATCTTATTGGTATAAATGAAGATTCTCTAGCACGATTTCAATTAATGAAAATATTAAATGAATTTCAAGATTCAACTTTAAAATTAGTTATCTCTTCTCTTCCTAATTTAATAAAAAAATCTTTTATTTGTGGTTGTGATGAATGTTTAATAAAAAATTTAATGGACGAAAAAGAGCTTATATTAAGAATTAAAGCTTTAGTAAGAAGAGAATTTAAAATTTGTAATGATTTTATAAAGATAGGGAAAAACATTAAATATGATATTTTTAATAAGAGGATTTTTAAAAATAAAAAAGAGATTAGTTTAGGAGAAAAACCTCTACTTATATTAGATTATCTTTTAAAATCAAGAGGTATTTTTGTTTCTTCTGAAAACTTAGAAAATGGAGTTTATCCTGCAAATAGTGAATCTAAAAATGGTTCAATAAGATTTCATATTCATAAATTGAGACAGTTAATTGGAAGTGATATAATTATTTCTAGTAGAACTAATGGATATAAAATAAACCTTGATAAATAA
- a CDS encoding HPP family protein — MFAIYNKGGLNFRSTIDNLYSLSNVDSLARARNNVQEGLPKDHSVKNKKRSFKDFLEKDATQAYKEVANIDTKEPIFHISDLMNTEVITLKSNNTIQEAFDIMEEKQIRQIPVLDKETNKIIGMVTHKVLLEYIFNDLEYAEHNAQRTLDILELREVITADPVTDIRRVAKVMVDFSLTAIPVVDKNDNIQGIVSRANILKAIANTPPLQIWG; from the coding sequence ATGTTTGCAATTTATAATAAGGGTGGCTTAAACTTTAGAAGTACAATAGACAATCTTTATTCTCTTTCTAATGTAGATTCATTAGCAAGAGCTAGAAACAATGTACAAGAAGGCTTACCTAAAGATCATTCTGTAAAAAATAAAAAAAGATCGTTTAAAGACTTTTTAGAAAAAGATGCAACACAAGCGTATAAAGAAGTTGCAAACATTGATACAAAAGAACCTATCTTTCATATAAGTGATTTAATGAATACTGAGGTAATCACTTTAAAATCAAATAATACAATTCAAGAAGCCTTTGATATTATGGAAGAGAAGCAAATTAGACAAATTCCTGTACTTGACAAAGAGACTAATAAAATAATAGGTATGGTAACTCATAAAGTTTTATTAGAATATATATTTAATGATTTAGAATATGCAGAACATAATGCCCAAAGAACTTTAGATATTTTAGAATTAAGAGAAGTTATTACGGCTGATCCAGTTACTGATATTAGAAGAGTAGCTAAAGTAATGGTAGATTTTAGTTTAACTGCAATTCCTGTTGTGGATAAAAATGATAATATTCAAGGAATTGTCTCACGAGCAAATATTTTAAAAGCTATTGCAAATACTCCCCCTTTACAAATTTGGGGTTAA
- a CDS encoding recombinase family protein, with product MSRVLSFVRVNNNNEVYTKSQVEGIEKYVEKNNISISQNIEIEIDTPDQEKNILEFLKNCEASSTLLVYDLNVFGRTIETILEIVKFLLSNKIRIIVIKQNLDLIDDKDMLTQMILGVISMTVGLEKELMSLRTKEALTAKKLKGENLGKPKGTIQKSKFDKQRDKIEELLAVGLSVRKIAKLLGYNNHIGLNNYVKKRNIRHNLPNTLDIAS from the coding sequence ATGTCTAGAGTTTTAAGTTTTGTAAGAGTAAATAACAACAATGAAGTTTATACTAAGTCTCAAGTTGAGGGGATTGAAAAATATGTAGAAAAAAACAATATTTCTATTTCTCAAAATATTGAAATTGAGATTGATACACCTGACCAAGAAAAAAATATTTTAGAGTTTTTAAAAAATTGTGAAGCATCTTCTACACTTTTAGTTTATGATTTAAATGTTTTTGGAAGAACAATTGAAACAATTTTAGAGATTGTAAAATTTCTTTTATCTAACAAAATAAGAATTATTGTGATAAAACAAAACCTAGATTTAATTGATGATAAAGATATGTTAACTCAAATGATACTTGGAGTTATTTCTATGACTGTTGGTTTAGAAAAAGAGTTAATGAGTTTAAGAACAAAAGAGGCATTAACTGCAAAAAAATTAAAAGGTGAAAATTTAGGTAAACCAAAAGGTACAATTCAAAAATCTAAATTTGATAAACAAAGAGATAAAATTGAAGAATTATTAGCAGTTGGATTATCTGTTAGAAAAATTGCTAAACTTTTAGGTTATAATAATCACATAGGTTTAAATAACTATGTTAAAAAAAGAAATATTAGACATAATCTTCCTAATACTTTAGATATTGCTAGCTAG
- a CDS encoding UbiX family flavin prenyltransferase codes for MKLVVAITGASGSRLGFKFIQKLPKEIEVHAVISKSAKKALKLEENLNIKNLLELRENSFIYKETQIEAPISSGSFKTDKMIILPCSMNTLAKCAVGISDNLITRAFTVMLKEKREIVLAPREMPFSAIALENMLKLSNLGVVIAPPILAYYSKQDSLEMMEDFIIGKWFDLLKIDHNLYKRWE; via the coding sequence ATGAAATTAGTTGTTGCAATAACTGGAGCTAGTGGTTCAAGGCTAGGTTTTAAATTCATACAAAAACTTCCTAAAGAAATTGAAGTACATGCAGTTATTTCTAAAAGCGCTAAAAAAGCTTTAAAACTTGAAGAAAATCTAAATATAAAAAATCTTTTAGAGTTAAGAGAAAACTCTTTTATCTATAAAGAAACACAAATAGAAGCTCCTATTTCATCAGGTTCTTTTAAAACAGACAAGATGATTATCCTTCCATGTTCTATGAATACTCTTGCAAAATGTGCAGTTGGAATAAGTGACAATCTTATTACTAGAGCATTTACAGTAATGCTTAAAGAAAAAAGAGAAATTGTATTAGCTCCAAGAGAGATGCCTTTTTCTGCAATTGCCCTAGAAAATATGCTAAAACTCTCTAATTTAGGGGTAGTTATAGCTCCACCTATTTTAGCTTATTATTCAAAGCAAGACTCTTTAGAAATGATGGAGGATTTTATAATAGGAAAATGGTTTGATTTACTAAAAATTGACCACAATTTATATAAAAGATGGGAATAA
- the coaD gene encoding pantetheine-phosphate adenylyltransferase, whose translation MANNSKKPIDSYRKAIYSGTFDPITNGHMDIIRRATNIFDEVVIAVAKSERKGPMFTHEQRVEFAKAATKDMKTVKVIGFDTLLVDLATDLEIHTIIRGLRAVSDFEYELQMGYANSSINKKLETLYLMPTLENAFVSSTIVREIIRFDGKFCHLVPDEVLKCM comes from the coding sequence ATGGCAAATAACTCAAAAAAACCTATTGATTCTTACAGAAAGGCTATTTACAGTGGTACTTTTGATCCAATCACAAATGGACATATGGATATTATAAGAAGGGCTACTAATATTTTTGATGAAGTTGTAATTGCTGTTGCAAAAAGTGAAAGAAAAGGCCCAATGTTCACCCATGAACAAAGAGTTGAGTTTGCAAAAGCAGCAACAAAAGATATGAAAACAGTTAAAGTTATTGGCTTTGATACTTTATTAGTAGATTTAGCTACAGACTTAGAAATACATACTATTATTAGAGGTCTTAGAGCTGTTTCAGACTTTGAATATGAACTTCAAATGGGGTATGCAAACTCTTCAATTAATAAAAAGCTTGAAACTCTTTATCTTATGCCTACACTTGAAAATGCTTTTGTTAGTTCAACAATAGTTAGAGAAATCATTAGATTTGATGGGAAGTTCTGCCATCTTGTACCTGACGAGGTTTTAAAATGTATGTAG